From one Eptesicus fuscus isolate TK198812 chromosome 3, DD_ASM_mEF_20220401, whole genome shotgun sequence genomic stretch:
- the SUCNR1 gene encoding succinate receptor 1 — translation MIMIQSNVTQQNLSDNYMGTMACENWLAAEAALGKYYLSVFYGIEFIVGVLGNSLVVFGYLFCLKNWNSSNIYLFNLSISDFAFLCTLPLLIKNYALDTWTYGDVLCISNRFMLHANLYTSILFLTCISIDRYLLMNYPFREHLLQKKEFAVLISLAIWVLVTLELLPMLFFINPDPGDNSTRCRDYASSGDAKNSFIYSMCLTFSGFLLPLFVMCFFYFKIAVFLKQRVRSQAPTLPFEKPLNLVILAVVIFSVLFTPYHVLRNLRIASRLWNWTQPPCTDVIIHSLYIVTRPLAFLNSVINPLFYFLVGDHFREMLTSKLRQHFNSLACFRRCANGLVFSFRKE, via the exons ATG ATTATGATTCAATCTAATGTAACCCAGCAGAATTTGTCAGACAACTACATGGGGACCATG gCATGCGAAAACTGGCTGGCAGCAGAGGCTGCCCTAGGAAAATACTACCTTTCCGTTTTTTATGGGATCGAGTTCATTGTGGGAGTCCTCGGGAATAGCCTTGTGGTTTTCGGCTACCTCTTCTGTCTGAAGAACTGGAACAGCAGTAACATCTATCTCTTTAACCTCTCTATCTCTGACTTTGCTTTCCTGTGCACACTGCCCCTGCTGATAAAGAATTATGCCCTTGACACATGGACATACGGAGACGTGCTCTGCATCAGCAACCGATTCATGCTTCATGCCAACCTCTACACCAGCATTCTCTTCCTCACTTGCATCAGCATTGATCGCTACCTGCTCATGAATTACCCTTTCCGAGAACACCTTCTGCAAAAGAAAGAGTTTGCCGTTTTAATCTCTTTGGCCATTTGGGTTCTGGTGACCTTAGAGCTCCTGCCCATGCTTTTCTTTATAAACCCCGATCCAGGTGACAACAGCACCAGGTGTAGGGATTACGCAAGTTCTGGGGACGCCAAGAACAGCTTCATCTACAGCATGTGCCTTACCTTCTCGGggttcctccttcctcttttcgTGATGTGCTTCTTTTATTTCAAGATCGCTGTCTTCCTAAAGCAGAGGGTCAGGTCGCAGGCTCCCACTCTGCCCTTTGAAAAGCCTCTCAACTTAGTCATACTGGCAGTGGTGATCTTCTCCGTGCTTTTCACTCCCTACCACGTCCTGCGGAACCTGCGGATCGCTTCGCGGCTGTGGAACTGGACGCAGCCCCCGTGCACCGACGTCATCATCCACTCCTTGTACATCGTGACGAGGCCCTTGGCCTTCCTCAACAGCGTCATCAACCCCCTCTTCTATTTCCTCGTGGGGGACCACTTCAGGGAGATGCTGACGAGTAAGCTGAGGCAGCACTTCAACTCCCTTGCGTGCTTTAGGAGATGTGCTAACGGGCTCGTGTTTTCCTTCAGGAAAGAGTGA